The following are encoded in a window of Rhodopirellula islandica genomic DNA:
- a CDS encoding IS91 family transposase encodes MPTVAEALRQFAPAYLQQHADSISVAEDKVLGAITRCRTGALGGVHYQCGGCGSDHWVGRSCGNRHCPNCGHEKTQAWIETQSAKLMPVHHFLVTFTVPREIGLVLRVHQRDGYRCLFDASSQSIRDVGSATKSLKGCQLGFFGVLHTWGRDPAVYHPHVHYVVPGGGVKLDEHGNALSWQSTPKNFLF; translated from the coding sequence ATGCCCACGGTTGCGGAGGCTCTTCGCCAATTCGCACCGGCATACCTGCAGCAACACGCCGATTCGATCTCGGTCGCCGAAGACAAAGTTCTTGGCGCGATCACTCGTTGTCGCACTGGTGCACTGGGTGGTGTTCACTACCAGTGCGGCGGTTGCGGAAGCGATCACTGGGTCGGACGTTCGTGTGGCAATCGGCACTGCCCGAACTGCGGTCACGAGAAGACGCAGGCTTGGATCGAAACGCAGTCTGCCAAGCTGATGCCGGTTCATCACTTCTTGGTCACTTTCACGGTGCCCCGGGAGATCGGCTTGGTGCTGCGCGTTCACCAACGTGACGGCTACCGATGCTTGTTCGATGCCAGCAGCCAGAGCATTCGCGATGTGGGATCGGCAACCAAGAGCCTGAAAGGGTGCCAACTTGGGTTCTTCGGTGTGCTTCATACTTGGGGTCGCGATCCGGCCGTCTATCATCCGCACGTTCACTATGTCGTTCCTGGCGGCGGAGTGAAACTGGATGAGCATGGCAATGCCTTGTCATGGCAGAGTACGCCAAAGAACTTCTTGTTCCA
- a CDS encoding tyrosine-type recombinase/integrase: MERARDGLLEATFQEELFAGNSSATPPEKEHNMSNSSSKCPQNAPGAHFPEDLRLRLSEDLHLTGKAKRTHDGYIRAVRQFSDFAGCSPDQVNEQHVRQFFLHLKNDRNFAYGSLRVAFSGIKFFFTHTCKRDWEIIKMLKLQNITTLPEVLTIEQVHELIGSATTQRMFVYFWTVYSLGLRLNEALHLQVSDIDAQRGWVHVHRGKGAKDRYVPLPTTTVRLLRNYWASHRHPSFLFPADGRKHDLAKDGISQATTPMSETAVQGAMKQITKNLRFGKKVSIHTLRHSYATHLLEAGVGLKVIQKYLGHSSLQTTLVYLHLTDTAEANAREEIERLFGSLPGSGE; this comes from the coding sequence GTGGAACGGGCGCGTGACGGATTGTTGGAAGCAACCTTTCAGGAGGAGCTGTTCGCTGGGAACAGCTCAGCAACTCCTCCTGAAAAGGAACACAATATGTCCAATTCTAGCTCAAAATGTCCGCAAAATGCACCTGGAGCCCACTTCCCCGAAGATCTTCGTCTGAGACTCTCCGAAGACTTGCACCTGACCGGCAAGGCCAAGCGAACTCACGATGGCTACATCCGAGCGGTCAGGCAGTTCTCTGATTTCGCCGGTTGCAGTCCCGACCAGGTGAACGAGCAGCATGTGCGGCAGTTCTTCTTGCACCTGAAAAACGATCGCAACTTTGCTTATGGATCACTCCGCGTGGCATTCTCGGGCATCAAGTTCTTCTTCACGCACACCTGCAAGCGTGACTGGGAAATCATCAAGATGCTCAAGCTCCAGAACATCACCACCTTGCCGGAGGTGCTGACGATCGAGCAGGTTCATGAATTGATCGGCTCAGCGACCACGCAGCGAATGTTCGTCTATTTCTGGACTGTCTATTCGCTGGGACTCCGACTCAATGAAGCGTTGCATCTGCAGGTCAGTGACATCGACGCCCAGCGAGGCTGGGTCCATGTCCATCGTGGCAAGGGAGCCAAGGACCGGTACGTGCCGCTGCCGACGACGACCGTTCGACTTCTGCGAAACTACTGGGCCAGTCATCGACATCCAAGCTTTCTGTTTCCGGCAGATGGACGAAAGCATGACCTCGCCAAAGACGGCATCAGCCAAGCGACGACTCCGATGAGCGAAACGGCCGTTCAAGGAGCAATGAAGCAGATCACGAAAAACCTCCGCTTTGGCAAGAAGGTCAGCATTCATACGCTGCGTCATTCCTATGCGACGCACTTGCTCGAAGCGGGCGTGGGGCTGAAGGTGATTCAAAAGTACTTGGGGCATTCGTCGCTGCAGACCACCTTGGTCTATCTGCATCTGACTGATACGGCCGAAGCCAACGCTCGCGAAGAAATCGAAAGGCTGTTCGGTAGTCTACCTGGCAGCGGCGAGTAA
- a CDS encoding DKNYY domain-containing protein — MAVPEHIHEFPPARTFREDDPTTLYWIRGNTILYRHYPLNGADVDSFSFYLGSFAKDRKHCYCTSTRLTGGIGAVFRALNFTYATDGTSVWTMGGKIKDADAASFVVCDDGVHYLGSGSPVPYGFGKDKNHVYYYDFDGKPNRVRKASTSSFVSFNDGHYGKDDCFVFCGTATLPKAKVEHWHKIGGYYSKDDSRVYYFNRLIRDADYDTFELVDTGGSLQMAKDKHRFYDTDRVVTEAEFFDRIEKYGRKN, encoded by the coding sequence ATGGCTGTTCCTGAACATATCCATGAATTTCCGCCAGCCCGCACTTTTCGGGAGGACGACCCGACCACGCTCTATTGGATTCGCGGGAACACGATTCTGTATCGCCACTATCCGCTGAACGGAGCCGACGTTGATTCGTTTTCCTTTTATCTGGGAAGTTTCGCTAAGGATCGCAAGCACTGCTATTGCACAAGCACTCGGCTAACTGGCGGTATCGGTGCCGTGTTCCGTGCCCTGAATTTCACCTATGCGACCGACGGAACCTCGGTCTGGACTATGGGGGGAAAGATCAAGGACGCGGATGCCGCGTCGTTTGTCGTCTGTGATGACGGCGTGCACTACCTCGGTAGCGGATCGCCAGTCCCTTACGGATTCGGCAAAGATAAAAACCATGTCTATTACTACGATTTCGACGGCAAGCCGAACCGCGTACGCAAGGCGTCGACATCATCGTTTGTTTCATTCAACGACGGGCACTATGGCAAAGACGATTGCTTTGTGTTCTGTGGCACGGCAACGCTTCCCAAGGCCAAGGTCGAGCACTGGCACAAGATTGGCGGCTACTACAGCAAGGACGATTCTCGCGTCTATTATTTCAATCGCCTAATTCGCGATGCAGACTACGACACTTTTGAGCTCGTCGATACCGGTGGTTCCCTGCAAATGGCCAAGGACAAGCATCGGTTCTACGACACGGATCGAGTTGTTACCGAAGCCGAATTCTTTGACCGGATCGAAAAATACGGCCGAAAAAACTGA
- a CDS encoding protein-tyrosine phosphatase family protein, with the protein MIRNTHHDLLLIGDAINARDLRQLYDRNISAVVDLAANESPAQLGRDIIYCRFPLHDDGSNSPQLIRTAITALYSLLTDGFPTLVACSAGMSRSPVIASAALSLICDCSLDDSLSEIVRDSPHDISPALLSSVASIHTTMIQSNVSQNGG; encoded by the coding sequence TTGATTCGCAACACTCACCATGATCTGCTCCTCATCGGCGACGCGATCAATGCCCGTGACTTGCGACAACTCTACGACCGCAACATCTCCGCCGTGGTTGACCTTGCCGCCAACGAATCCCCCGCACAACTTGGCCGCGACATCATCTACTGCCGATTCCCACTCCACGACGACGGATCGAACTCGCCGCAACTGATTCGCACCGCAATCACCGCCCTGTATTCACTTTTGACTGACGGCTTCCCCACGCTTGTCGCTTGTTCCGCTGGCATGAGTCGTTCGCCCGTCATCGCCTCCGCTGCTTTGTCGCTAATTTGTGACTGTTCGCTCGACGATTCACTTTCCGAAATAGTCCGTGACTCACCGCACGACATCTCTCCTGCGCTGCTGTCGTCGGTCGCGTCGATTCACACTACGATGATTCAATCCAACGTATCCCAAAACGGCGGATAA